A genomic segment from Gracilinanus agilis isolate LMUSP501 chromosome 1, AgileGrace, whole genome shotgun sequence encodes:
- the GNG13 gene encoding guanine nucleotide-binding protein G(I)/G(S)/G(O) subunit gamma-13, whose product MEEWDVPQMKKEVESLKYQLAFKREMSSKTIPELLKWIEDGIPNDPFLNPDLMKNNPWVEKGKCTIL is encoded by the exons ATGGAAGAGTGGGACGTACCCCAGATGAAAAAAGAAGTAGAGAGTCTGAAATACCAACTGGCTTTCAAGAGGGAGATGTCTTCGAAAACAATACCCGA gCTGTTGAAGTGGATTGAGGATGGGATCCCCAATGATCCATTTCTGAACCCTGATCTGATGAAGAACAACCCTTGGGTGGAGAAGGGAAAATGTACCATTCTGTAG